GTCTTTGACTTGCATGTCCTGCCCTGCCAGCACGTCACTAACGATACGTTTGAACGCACTATCGATCTCATCCTGATGGATTGACAGTAGTGTTTGCCCTCCGTCGCCATAGCGGCAGGTCGAACAACGATACGTATGGACGGGGCCAGCCACGTAGCGGCGCAGTTCGTGGCCGAACGGACCACGGCAGACGCCGCACATCAGCAGGCCAGTATATCGAAACGGCACCGTATGATTTGCGCGTCCGACATTGGCGATGCGCCGCTTGCGTACCTGCGCGATGATGTCCGAGCGTAGAGGATCGTCATATGCGGAAGGATAGGCGTTATACTGGACCTCTACCCCTGCGGGAATGGTTCCGCCCGGGCCGAACACCCAGTCCTCGTAGTGCTGCTGATGCTTGACGCTCGGCGACCGACGATTGAGCGTGATGTGCCCCCAGAACCCCGGCGTCCAGAAGAGTCGCTGGAAATAATTCTCGGCGAACTGACGTCCAGACGGGTGAAACAGCCCCCACTTCTCAGCGAGCATCGCGCCCATCTTCGGATAAGGGACGCCATCGAGAAACAGCTCAGCGATCTTATCCAGTGTCCGCAATTGCGACGGGTCAAGCTCGACCTCGATGCCGTTACCCTTGTTGTCATAGATGAGGCGATGACTGAAAGGAAGCAGTCCTGTTGGCGGAAGACTACGCTTTAGCCTGCCCCGCATTCCCGTTAGCCAGCGAGCCTTGAGCGTTTCGATTTCCTTCTGCGTCTGGAAGCCGGCCATCAACGAGAACATGGAGCGGTTGGCTGCTTCAATGAAGCCGTCGCGGCTGGTAAAAAGCACGCCACCTGCCTCGTAGATACGCGCCATGCCATACACGGTCAGAGCATCTGTGCGCCACAGGCGCGTGGTATCAATGGCAGCCATCACATCGAAGTCACGCGCCTTCCAGTGATCCTCAATTCGCTGAAAGCCGGTGATGCCCTCCGATGCAGCAGCCGCTTTCAGTTCATGCCAGTCGATGAAGCTGCGGGACATGCCGGGGATCTCAATTTCATCGACAATCGTTCCGCTGTGCTGGGCACAAGCCAAGCGCAACTTCCGCATCTGGTCGAAGAGACTTTCCCCTTCGATCTGTACTTCAGAACTTACCGCCGTGATGAGCACCCAACGTTTCATATGCGTTCGTTATTCCATCATGGTTAGTTGTCGAATGGTCTTGATGTGGTCAATGGAAATGGACCAACCAGGCTGATACAATCGCGCCCGTTTAG
The DNA window shown above is from Candidatus Flexicrinis proximus and carries:
- a CDS encoding recombinase zinc beta ribbon domain-containing protein — encoded protein: MLITAVSSEVQIEGESLFDQMRKLRLACAQHSGTIVDEIEIPGMSRSFIDWHELKAAAASEGITGFQRIEDHWKARDFDVMAAIDTTRLWRTDALTVYGMARIYEAGGVLFTSRDGFIEAANRSMFSLMAGFQTQKEIETLKARWLTGMRGRLKRSLPPTGLLPFSHRLIYDNKGNGIEVELDPSQLRTLDKIAELFLDGVPYPKMGAMLAEKWGLFHPSGRQFAENYFQRLFWTPGFWGHITLNRRSPSVKHQQHYEDWVFGPGGTIPAGVEVQYNAYPSAYDDPLRSDIIAQVRKRRIANVGRANHTVPFRYTGLLMCGVCRGPFGHELRRYVAGPVHTYRCSTCRYGDGGQTLLSIHQDEIDSAFKRIVSDVLAGQDMQVKDHTGQQIEDVKKHIVRVETRIDRLIDEKLDAHASVKARYDERLRVAGEELSGLQSELAKLGSMQFERRQQAATRQSAAEQIRVLADGFWSMPDHRINRLLHLFMGDYRLVVKDGQAIDVDVVSYRKFPVKYIHERGGSSTQFVRRVIFPPTRSADLRRCVCSLRAQPVKAESIAPM